Proteins co-encoded in one Oncorhynchus masou masou isolate Uvic2021 chromosome 22, UVic_Omas_1.1, whole genome shotgun sequence genomic window:
- the LOC135509234 gene encoding V(D)J recombination-activating protein 1 — MEEGTLETYAPRCSMPAELHHPYSKFSDWKFKLFRVRSMERAPLPGEMQLERGALSGVMASAPLGETVGDVVDLPGSVMKLCLGGKSKDNVEGPGKRVDLKLLEMDTHMNHLRCLCRLCGGALRKAKGPEHEVQGLLDEASRSALRRMGCKATSWPEVILKVFKVDVAGDMEVVHPPFFCQRCWTLAMRGGGFCSFSRTHVPGWRPHTTLCLLCQPKKPSLQRRGRKRRKPTRGAHRLAKRTKWDIQDNAAIVGEKRAWRTVIDPHQGPGLRPWVRSSVQRAQWVKSFTLCQKEHLSARLLSEDLPVDFLSSVTCQVCDHLLSEPVQSPCRHLFCRSCIAKYIYSLGPHCPACTLPCGPADLTAPAKGFLGVLNSLLLLCPRESCGEQVRLDSFRAHCLGHHLEEVDGDHKSAENSLDNFLPVNKGGRPRQHLLSLTRRAQKHRLRDLKTQVKVFAEKEEGGDTKSVCLTLFLLALRAGNEHRQADELEAMMQGRGFGLHPAVCLAIRVNTFLSCSQYHKMYRTVKATSGRQIFQPLHTLRAAEKELLPGYHPFEWQPPLKSVSTSCHVGIIDGLSGWIASVDDSPADTVTRRFRYDVALVSALKDLEEDIMEGLRERGLEDSACTSGFSVMIKESCDGMGDVSEKHGGGPAVPEKAVRFSFTIMSVSIQAEGEDEAITIFRETKPNSEMSCKPLCLMFVDESDHETLTGVLGPVVAERNAMKHSRLILSVGGLSRSFRFHFRGTGYDEKMVREMEGLEASGSTYICTLCDSTRAEASQNMTLHSVTRSHDENLERYELWRTNPHSESAEELRDRVKGVSAKPFMETQPTLDALHCDIGNATEFYKIFQDEIGEVYHKANPSREQRRSWRAALDKQLRKKMKLKPVMRMNGNYARKLMTREAVEAVCELVCSEERQEALRELMGLYIQMKPVWRSTCPAKECPDQLCRYSFNSQRFAELLSTVFKYRYDGKITNYLHKTLAHVPEIVERDGSIGAWASEGNESGNKLFRRFRKMNARQSKTFELEDVLKHHWLYTSKYLQKFMEAHKDSAKALQATIDTVGSQETQEDADMSLDVPDF, encoded by the exons ATGGAGGAGGGTACCCTGGAGACATATGCCCCGCGGTGCTCCATGCCGGCCGAGCTCCATCACCCCTACTCCAAGTTCTCAGACTGGAAGTTCAAGCTGTTCCGGGTCAGGTCCATGGAGAGGGCCCCGCTGCCCGGGGAGATGCAGCTAGAGAGAGGGGCCTTGTCTGGGGTGATGGCCTCTGCACCCCTGGGGGAAACTGTGGGGGATGTGGTGGATCTCCCAGGGAGTGTGATGAAGCTTTGCCTGGGGGGTAAGAGCAAGGATAACGTAGAGGGTCCGGGAAAGAGAGTGGACCTGAAACTCCTGGAGATGGACACACACATGAACCACCTCAG gtgtctGTGCCGTCTCTGTGGCGGGGCCCTGAGGAAAGCCAAAGGTCCAGAGCATGAAGTCCAGGGGCTTCTGGACGAGGCTAGCAGGAGTGCCCTGCGTAGGATGGGCTGCAAGGCCACCAGCTGGCCAGAGGTCATCCTCAAGGTCTTCAAAGTGGACGTGGCGGGGGACATGGAGGTCGTCCATCCGCCATTCTTCTGCCAGCGCTGCTGGACATTGGCCATGCGAGGAGGGGGCTTCTGCAGCTTCTCCAGGACCCATGTCCCTGGGTGGAGACCCCACACCACCCTCTGCCTCCTCTGCCAACCCAAGAAACCCTCattacagaggagagggaggaagaggaggaagccCACTCGTGGAGCCCATCGCCTGGCCAAGAGGACCAAGTGGGACATCCAGGATAACGCTGCTATTGTTGGTGAGAAGAGAGCCTGGAGAACAGTGATAGATCCTCACCAAGGACCTGGACTTAGACCCTGGGTGAGATCCAGTGTCCAGAGAGCTCAGTGGGTGAAGAGCTTCACCCTCTGCCAGAAAGAGCACCTTAGTGCCAGACTGCTGTCCGAGGACCTCCCTGTGGACTTCCTGAGCTCAGTCACCTGTCAGGTGTGTGACCACCTGTTGTCTGAGCCCGTCCAGTCCCCCTGCAGACACCTCTTCTGCCGCAGCTGCATCGCTAAATATATTTACTCTCTGGGCCCCCACTGCCCGGCTTGCACCCTACCCTGCGGCCCTGCCGACCTTACTGCCCCAGCTAAGGGCTTCCTGGGGGTCCTGAACTCCCTGCTGCTGCTTTGCCCCAGAGAGAGCTGTGGGGAGCAGGTCCGGCTGGACTCCTTCAGAGCCCATTGCTTGGGTCACCATCTGGAGGAAGTGGATGGGGACCACAAGTCAGCGGAAAATAGCCTGGACAACTTCCTGCCTGTCAACAAAGGGGGAAGGCCCCGACAGCATCTCTTGTCACTGACGAGACGTGCCCAGAAGCACCGGCTGAGGGACCTGAAGACCCAGGTGAAGGTGTTTGCAGAGAAGGAAGAAGGTGGAGACACCAAGTCGGTGTGCCTGACCCTGTTCCTGCTAGCTTTGAGGGCTGGAAACGAACACCGGCAGGCAGACGAACTGGAGGCCATGATGCAAG GCAGGGGCTTTGGCCTGCATCCTGCTGTGTGTCTGGCCATCCGGGTCAACACGTTCCTGAGCTGCAGCCAGTACCACAAGATGTACCGCACCGTCAAGGCCACTAGTGGGCGCCAGATCTTCCAGCCCCTGCACACCTTACGCGCTGCAGAGAAGGAGCTCCTCCCAGGCTACCACCCCTTTGAGTGGCAGCCGCCCCTCAAGAGTGTGTCCACATCCTGCCATGTGGGGATCATTGACGGGCTATCAGGGTGGATCGCTTCGGTGGACGACTCCCCAGCAGATACAGTCACGCGACGGTTTCGCTATGACGTGGCCCTGGTGTCAGCCCTGAAGGACCTGGAGGAAGACATCATGGAGGGGCTGAGAGAGCGAGGCCTGGAGGACAGTGCTTGCACCTCGGGCTTCAGCGTTATGATCAAGGAGTCCTGCGATGGTATGGGGGACGTCAGTGAGAAGCATGGCGGAGGGCCGGCCGTCCCGGAAAAGGCTGTGCGTTTCTCCTTCACCATCATGTCCGTCTCTATTCAAGCTGAGGGAGAAGATGAGGCGATCACCATTTTCCGGGAGACCAAGCCCAACTCAGAGATGTCCTGCAAGCCGCTATGCCTGATGTTTGTGGACGAGTCGGACCACGAGACTCTCACAGGCGTCCTGGGGCCTGTGGTGGCCGAAAGGAACGCTATGAAGCACAGCCGTCTCATCCTGTCTGTGGGCGGCCTTTCTCGCTCCTTCCGCTTCCATTTCCGGGGCACGGGCTATGATGAGAAGATGGTGCGAGAGATGGAGGGTTTGGAGGCCTCTGGCTCCACTTACATCTGCACGTTGTGTGACTCCACTCGGGCAGAGGCCTCCCAAAACATGACTCTCCACTCTGTCACCCGCAGCCATGACGAGAACCTGGAGCGCTACGAACTTTGGAGGACCAACCCTCATTCTGAGTCAGCTGAAGAGCTGCGAGACCGAGTCAAAGGCGTCTCTGCCAAGCCCTTCATGGAGACCCAGCCCACACTGGACGCCCTGCACTGTGATATCGGCAATGCCACTGAGTTCTACAAGATCTTCCAGGATGAGATAGGGGAGGTCTATCACAAGGCAAACCCCAGCCGGGAGCAGCGTCGGAGCTGGCGGGCCGCCCTGGACAAGCAGCTGAGGAAGAAGATGAAGCTGAAGCCTGTGATGAGGATGAATGGGAACTATGCACGGAAGCTGATGACCCGGGAGGCAGTGGAGGCAGTGTGTGAGCTGGTGTGCTCAGAGGAGCGTCAGGAAGCCCTGAGGGAGCTGATGGGGCTCTACATCCAGATGAAGCCTGTGTGGCGCTCCACCTGCCCGGCCAAGGAGTGCCCAGACCAGCTCTGCCGGTATAGCTTCAACTCCCAACGCTTCGCAGAGTTGCTCTCCACCGTCTTCAAGTACAGGTATGACGGAAAGATCACCAACTACCTGCACAAGACCTTGGCCCATGTGCCAGAGATTGTGGAGAGGGATGGCTCCATCGGGGCCTGGGCCAGCGAGGGGAATGAGTCTGGGAACAAGCTGTTCAGAAGGTTCAGGAAGATGAATGCCCGCCAGTCCAAGACCTTTGAGCTGGAGGACGTGCTGAAGCACCACTGGCTCTACACATCCAAGTACCTGCAGAAGTTCATGGAAGCTCACAAGGACTCTGCCAAAGCTCTGCAGGCCACCATTGACACTGTGGGGAGTCAGGAGACACAGGAGGATGCTGACATGTCACTGGATGTCCCagacttttga
- the rag2 gene encoding LOW QUALITY PROTEIN: V(D)J recombination-activating protein 2 (The sequence of the model RefSeq protein was modified relative to this genomic sequence to represent the inferred CDS: inserted 1 base in 1 codon), producing MSLQPLTAVNCGSLLQPGCSLLQLDGDIFLFGQKGWPRRSCPTGIFGVRLKHGELKLRPISFSNDSCYLPPLRCPAVTRLEPHDGHPEGYLIHGGRTPNNEISSSLYLLTLDSRGCNRKVTLRCQERELVGEQPGPRYGHTLSMVHSLGKRACVVFGGRSYMPAGERSTENWNSVVDCPPQVFIIDLEFGCCSAHTLPELTDGQSFHLALARDDYVYFLGGHTLSSDSRPPRVFCLRVELLQGSPLLTCEHLDTGLSISSAIATRVGPSHEYIILGGYQSETQKRMECSSVVLDDSGISIEPREAPQWTGEISHSHTWFGGSLGGGSALIGVPSEGRPAPPEAHYFYQVCFQKEGEGEGEDGNQGCSQESTDFEDSAPLEDSEELYFGREPHELEDSSEGEGDTYNEEDEEDESQTGYWVKCCLGCQVDPNTWEPYYSTELLRPAMIYCSKGEGGHWVHAQCMELTEGLLVRLSQGNGKYFCLDHXGLPRQEMTPPRQVLSLKRSPMKPQHRKGPMMPKMTPAKKRFFRRLFE from the exons ATGTCTCTGCAACCACTGACTGCAGTGAACTGTGGCAGCCTCCTGCAGCCTGGCTGCTCCCTGTTACAGCTGGACGGTGACATATTTCTGTTTGGCCAGAAAGGCTGGCCCAGGCGCTCCTGTCCTACTGGGATCTTCGGGGTACGCCTAAAGCATGGGGAGCTCAAACTGCGACCCATCTCCTTCTCAAATGACTCCTGCTATCTTCCCCCTCTGCGTTGTCCCGCCGTGACCCGCCTTGAGCCCCATGATGGACACCCAGAGGGCTACCTCATCCATGGAGGCCGAACCCCAAACAACGAGATCTCCTCCAGCCTCTACCTGCTGACCCTGGACAGCCGTGGCTGCAACCGCAAAGTGACCCTGcgctgtcaggagagagagttggtgggaGAGCAGCCTGGGCCCCGATACGGTCACACACTTAGCATGGTGCACAGCCTGGGCAAGCGGGCCTGCGTTGTGTTTGGGGGCAGATCCTACATGCCGGCCGGGGAGCGGAGCACAGAGAACTGGAACAGCGTTGTGGACTGCCCTCCTCAGGTGTTCATCATCGACTTAGAATTTGGCTGCTGCTCTGCCCACACCTTACCTGAGCTCACTGACGGCCAGTCCTTCCACCTAGCTTTGGCAAGAGACGACTATGTCTACTTCCTTGGTGGCCACACTCTGTCGTCTGACTCTCGTCCTCCTCGTGTGTTCTGCCTGCGTGTGGAGCTCCTGCAGGGCAGCCCTCTGCTCACCTGTGAGCACCTGGACACCGGCCTGTCCATCTCCAGTGCTATTGCCACCCGTGTGGGGCCCTCCCATGAGTACATTATCCTGGGTGGGTATCAGTCAGAGACCCAAAAGAGGATGGAGTGCAGCAGTGTGGTGCTGGATGACTCTGGGATCAGCATCGAGCCCAGAGAGGCCCCTCAGTGGACAGGGGAAATCAGCCACAGCCACACCTGGTTCGGAGGCAGCTTGGGTGGAGGGAGCGCTCTGATTGGGGTCCCCTCTGAGGGCAGGCCAGCCCCGCCCGAAGCACATTACTTCTACCAGGTGTGTTTCCaaaaggagggggaaggagagggtgaAGACGGGAACCAGGGCTGCAGCCAGGAGTCCACAGACTTTGAGGACTCCGCCCCTCTGGAGGACTCTGAGGAGCTGTACTTCGGCCGCGAGCCCCATGAGCTGGAGGACAGcagcgagggagagggggatacgtACAatgaagaggatgaagaggatgAGTCCCAGACAGGCTATTGGGTCAAATGTTGCCTGGGCTGCCAGGTGGACCCCAACACTTGGGAGCCCTACTACTCCACAGAGCTGCTGCGGCCAGCCATGATCTACTGCTCCAAAGGGGAGGGAGGCCACTGGGTCCATGCCCAGTGTATGGAGCTGACTGAGGGCCTGCTGGTGAGGCTCTCTCAGGGAAACGGCAAGTACTTCTGCCTGGACC GGGGCCTGCCCCGCCAGGAGATGACCCCGCCACGCCAGGTGCTGTCCCTGAAGAGGAGCCCCATGAAACCCCAGCACAGAAAGGGCCCAATGATGCCGAAGATGACACCCGCCAAGAAGCGCTTCTTCAGGAGGCTGTTTGAGTGA